One region of Juglans microcarpa x Juglans regia isolate MS1-56 chromosome 7S, Jm3101_v1.0, whole genome shotgun sequence genomic DNA includes:
- the LOC121240905 gene encoding uncharacterized protein LOC121240905: protein MGNAVSQCFRGNPSSPVKLIFWEGTTRTLKGKHIAGEIMFEFPDKMVCHSNSFFIGHRVPALAIDDELQSGQTYLVLPIDTFAYDHVISASSLAALGSSPKNSPINFGDCRRPFEYVKGADGRVLIKVVPEFITRLITRGKDVGSSNINSTSPSNNGILCSTPELQKHYEQLVGTSKEQVWSPKLETISEHKNIRFSPCRFIGLEWNQKEINENQ, encoded by the coding sequence ATGGGAAATGCAGTGTCTCAATGTTTCAGAGGAAACCCTAGCTCTCCCGTGAAGCTAATCTTCTGGGAGGGAACGACAAGAACCCTCAAGGGAAAACATATTGCAGGGGAGATCATGTTCGAGTTCCCAGACAAAATGGTCTGTCATTCCAACTCGTTCTTTATCGGACACCGGGTCCCTGCCTTAGCCATAGACGATGAGCTACAGAGTGGCCAAACCTACTTGGTACTTCCCATTGATACCTttgcatacgatcatgtcatctCAGCTTCGTCTCTTGCAGCCTTAGGGTCAAGCCCTAAAAATTCTCCCATCAATTTTGGGGACTGCCGGCGGCCTTTCGAGTACGTAAAGGGTGCGGATGGAAGAGTTTTAATTAAGGTCGTGCCGGAGTTCATAACAAGGCTTATAACAAGAGGTAAGGATGTTGGATCATCGAATATTAATAGTACTAGTCCTAGTAATAATGGTATTCTTTGTAGCACGCCAGAGTTGCAGAAGCACTATGAACAGCTTGTTGGGACGTCTAAGGAACAAGTATGGTCACCTAAGCTTGAAACCATTTCAGAGCACAAGAATATTAGGTTCTCACCTTGCAGATTTATAGGGTTGGAGTGGAATCAGAAAGAGATCAACGAAAATCAGTAA
- the LOC121241186 gene encoding uncharacterized protein LOC121241186 isoform X1 has protein sequence MEESSGVHSEEYKVSSEKDKKRRLKTPAQVMALEKFYNEHKYPTEEMKSQLAEQIGLTEKQISGWFCHRRLKDKKSLRDEACPSGRQDHSSGVVQDRGSGLGQDSCGSTKHGDYRNVDPREVESRRLYRNDYRAAGFTYEHRSHYTGTASCTDNTSSESSSSSQDRLFSQAEDPDDRENFRYLTHNGIITPINTNSAKIKGYKPSGYLKVKGEIENAAITAVKMQLGVRYREDGPPLGVEFHPVPPGAFESPIRNPVCEPSYVGNSALSHSPDISGLERQPSLSNRYEVYNSKLSSPDLCVEGGAYCSSMHGSDYQDEISQHQLKQNSTVLNHTKPFSKQNSFTDLYEDSPREKIAYNSKRKQRMSGNCGAEGLGIDSVANGHGHYDGKIGSKLHDYDDVSTNIIKRNETFELKPSILIRNLCKSADKEERGPSTRMKKKKKVNEKWKGIEEYSNQVKLIKHPSNEMTVEKRVRPDLPKPDYVKRASLTGMPTWKYQCKGSVMGIPTSFSADETAETSSSL, from the exons ATGGAAG AATCAAGTGGAGTCCACTCTGAAGAGTATAAAGTTTCTTCGGagaaagataagaaaagaaGGCTCAAGACACCTGCCCAGGTTATGGCTTTGGAAAAATTTTATAATG AGCACAAGTATCCTACAGAAGAAATGAAGTCCCAGCTTGCAGAGCAGATAGGATTGACAGAAAAGCAAATATCTGGATGGTTTTGCCACAGGAggttaaaagacaaaaaatcttTGAGAGATGAAGCTTGTCCTAGTGGACGACAAGATCATTCAAGTGGTGTTGTTCAGGATCGCGGCAGCGGGCTTGGACAGGATTCATGTGGCAGCACAAAACATGGTGATTACAGGAACGTTGATCCTAGGGAAGTTGAAAGTCGAAGGCTCTATCGCAATGATTATCGGGCTGCAGGTTTCACCTACGAGCATAGGAGTCATTATACAGGAACTGCTAGTTGCACAGACAATACATCTTCAGAAAGTAGCTCATCTTCACAAGACAGGTTGTTTTCCCAAGCTGAGGATCCAGATGACAGGGAAAATTTTAGATATCTAACACACAATGGCATCATTACACCTATAAATACAAATAGTGCAAAAATCAAGGGATATAAGCCATCAGGATACTTAAAAGTGAAGGGTGAAATTGAAAATGCTGCTATCACTGCTGTTAAGATGCAATTGGGGGTTCGTTATCGAGAGGATGGTCCACCACTTGGTGTGGAATTTCACCCAGTTCCTCCTGGTGCATTTGAGTCTCCAATTCGGAATCCAGTTTGTG AACCATCCTATGTTGGGAATTCTGCTCTTTCCCATTCTCCTGATATTTCTGGACTGGAAAGGCAACCTAGTCTCAGCAAT AGGTATGAGGTGTATAATTCCAAGTTGAGTTCTCCGGATTTATGTGTGGAAGGGGGGGCATAttgtagtagtatgcatggctCTGATTATCAGGATGAGATATCTCAGCACCAATTAAAACAGAATTCAACTGTTCTCAACCATACCAAACCTTTCTCTAAGCAGAACTCTTTTACGGATTTGTATGAAGATTCTCCCAGAGAAAAAATTGCTTACAATAGCAAGAGGAAACAAAGAATGAGTGGCAACTGTGGTGCTGAAGGGTTGGGGATTGACTCTGTTGCTAACGGCCATGGTCACTATGATGGGAAAATTGGAAGCAAGTTGCATGATTATGATGATGTCAGCACCAACATCATCAAAAGGAATGAAACTTTTGAATTGAAGCCTTCAATTCTAATACGCAACCTCTGCAAGTCTGCTGATAAAGAAGAGAGAGGGCCATCTACGAGGATGAAAAAG AAGAAGAAAGTCAATGAAAAATGGAAGGGTATAGAAGAATACAGCAACCAAGTTAAATTAATAAAGCATCCATCAAATGAAATGACA GTTGAAAAACGAGTCAGACCTGATCTTCCTAAGCCAGACTATGTGAAAAGAGCATCATTAACTGGAATGCCGACATGGAAATATCAGTGCAAAGG ATCTGTCATGGGGATTCCAACTAGCTTCAGCGCGGATGAAACTGCAGAAACCAGCTCTTCTTTGTAA
- the LOC121241186 gene encoding uncharacterized protein LOC121241186 isoform X3 has product MEESSGVHSEEYKVSSEKDKKRRLKTPAQVMALEKFYNEHKYPTEEMKSQLAEQIGLTEKQISGWFCHRRLKDKKSLRDEACPSGRQDHSSGVVQDRGSGLGQDSCGSTKHGDYRNVDPREVESRRLYRNDYRAAGFTYEHRSHYTGTASCTDNTSSESSSSSQDRLFSQAEDPDDRENFRYLTHNGIITPINTNSAKIKGYKPSGYLKVKGEIENAAITAVKMQLGVRYREDGPPLGVEFHPVPPGAFESPIRNPVCEPSYVGNSALSHSPDISGLERQPSLSNRYEVYNSKLSSPDLCVEGGAYCSSMHGSDYQDEISQHQLKQNSTVLNHTKPFSKQNSFTDLYEDSPREKIAYNSKRKQRMSGNCGAEGLGIDSVANGHGHYDGKIGSKLHDYDDVSTNIIKRNETFELKPSILIRNLCKSADKEERGPSTRMKKKKKVNEKWKGIEEYSNQVKLIKHPSNEMTYVCTCRGV; this is encoded by the exons ATGGAAG AATCAAGTGGAGTCCACTCTGAAGAGTATAAAGTTTCTTCGGagaaagataagaaaagaaGGCTCAAGACACCTGCCCAGGTTATGGCTTTGGAAAAATTTTATAATG AGCACAAGTATCCTACAGAAGAAATGAAGTCCCAGCTTGCAGAGCAGATAGGATTGACAGAAAAGCAAATATCTGGATGGTTTTGCCACAGGAggttaaaagacaaaaaatcttTGAGAGATGAAGCTTGTCCTAGTGGACGACAAGATCATTCAAGTGGTGTTGTTCAGGATCGCGGCAGCGGGCTTGGACAGGATTCATGTGGCAGCACAAAACATGGTGATTACAGGAACGTTGATCCTAGGGAAGTTGAAAGTCGAAGGCTCTATCGCAATGATTATCGGGCTGCAGGTTTCACCTACGAGCATAGGAGTCATTATACAGGAACTGCTAGTTGCACAGACAATACATCTTCAGAAAGTAGCTCATCTTCACAAGACAGGTTGTTTTCCCAAGCTGAGGATCCAGATGACAGGGAAAATTTTAGATATCTAACACACAATGGCATCATTACACCTATAAATACAAATAGTGCAAAAATCAAGGGATATAAGCCATCAGGATACTTAAAAGTGAAGGGTGAAATTGAAAATGCTGCTATCACTGCTGTTAAGATGCAATTGGGGGTTCGTTATCGAGAGGATGGTCCACCACTTGGTGTGGAATTTCACCCAGTTCCTCCTGGTGCATTTGAGTCTCCAATTCGGAATCCAGTTTGTG AACCATCCTATGTTGGGAATTCTGCTCTTTCCCATTCTCCTGATATTTCTGGACTGGAAAGGCAACCTAGTCTCAGCAAT AGGTATGAGGTGTATAATTCCAAGTTGAGTTCTCCGGATTTATGTGTGGAAGGGGGGGCATAttgtagtagtatgcatggctCTGATTATCAGGATGAGATATCTCAGCACCAATTAAAACAGAATTCAACTGTTCTCAACCATACCAAACCTTTCTCTAAGCAGAACTCTTTTACGGATTTGTATGAAGATTCTCCCAGAGAAAAAATTGCTTACAATAGCAAGAGGAAACAAAGAATGAGTGGCAACTGTGGTGCTGAAGGGTTGGGGATTGACTCTGTTGCTAACGGCCATGGTCACTATGATGGGAAAATTGGAAGCAAGTTGCATGATTATGATGATGTCAGCACCAACATCATCAAAAGGAATGAAACTTTTGAATTGAAGCCTTCAATTCTAATACGCAACCTCTGCAAGTCTGCTGATAAAGAAGAGAGAGGGCCATCTACGAGGATGAAAAAG AAGAAGAAAGTCAATGAAAAATGGAAGGGTATAGAAGAATACAGCAACCAAGTTAAATTAATAAAGCATCCATCAAATGAAATGACA TATGTATGTACATGCAGGGGTGTGTGA
- the LOC121240906 gene encoding E3 ubiquitin-protein ligase RNF181 homolog, translated as MAEELQIAILRAELLDTLRNWGRRCLMFDDSYDPQTLSETLELQRIRMDAMTVELALSRARETKRDFNTVMIEVELEVTRCLGRILSKTLDPAFAGSEEVKVEEDGAVCGVCQEEMKVGDEGRMLGCMHKFHGDCIVKWLRNKATCPLCRYQVQVKEFELNI; from the coding sequence ATGGCTGAGGAGCTTCAAATAGCCATCTTGAGGGCTGAACTGCTCGACACTTTGAGAAACTGGGGTCGACGATGCTTGATGTTCGATGACTCGTATGACCCCCAGACGCTTTCGGAAACGTTGGAACTGCAGCGCATAAGGATGGACGCCATGACGGTGGAGTTGGCGTTGTCTCGAGCACGCGAAACGAAGCGCGACTTCAACACCGTGATGATAGAGGTTGAGCTCGAGGTGACGAGATGCCTGGGGAGGATCTTGTCCAAGACCTTGGATCCAGCGTTTGCAGGGTCAGAAGAGGTGAAGGTAGAGGAAGATGGGGCGGTTTGTGGGGTTTGTCAAGAAGAGATGAAGGTCGGGGATGAAGGTAGAATGCTTGGGTGCATGCACAAGTTTCATGGCGATTGTATTGTGAAGTGGCTTAGGAATAAGGCTACATGTCCGTTGTGCAGGTACCAGGTTCAAGTCAAAGAGTTTGAGctgaatatataa
- the LOC121241186 gene encoding uncharacterized protein LOC121241186 isoform X2: MEESSGVHSEEYKVSSEKDKKRRLKTPAQVMALEKFYNEHKYPTEEMKSQLAEQIGLTEKQISGWFCHRRLKDKKSLRDEACPSGRQDHSSGVVQDRGSGLGQDSCGSTKHGDYRNVDPREVESRRLYRNDYRAAGFTYEHRSHYTGTASCTDNTSSESSSSSQDRLFSQAEDPDDRENFRYLTHNGIITPINTNSAKIKGYKPSGYLKVKGEIENAAITAVKMQLGVRYREDGPPLGVEFHPVPPGAFESPIRNPVCEPSYVGNSALSHSPDISGLERQPSLSNRYEVYNSKLSSPDLCVEGGAYCSSMHGSDYQDEISQHQLKQNSTVLNHTKPFSKQNSFTDLYEDSPREKIAYNSKRKQRMSGNCGAEGLGIDSVANGHGHYDGKIGSKLHDYDDVSTNIIKRNETFELKPSILIRNLCKSADKEERGPSTRMKKKKKVNEKWKGIEEYSNQVKLIKHPSNEMTVEKRVRPDLPKPDYVKRASLTGMPTWKYQCKGLICHGDSN, encoded by the exons ATGGAAG AATCAAGTGGAGTCCACTCTGAAGAGTATAAAGTTTCTTCGGagaaagataagaaaagaaGGCTCAAGACACCTGCCCAGGTTATGGCTTTGGAAAAATTTTATAATG AGCACAAGTATCCTACAGAAGAAATGAAGTCCCAGCTTGCAGAGCAGATAGGATTGACAGAAAAGCAAATATCTGGATGGTTTTGCCACAGGAggttaaaagacaaaaaatcttTGAGAGATGAAGCTTGTCCTAGTGGACGACAAGATCATTCAAGTGGTGTTGTTCAGGATCGCGGCAGCGGGCTTGGACAGGATTCATGTGGCAGCACAAAACATGGTGATTACAGGAACGTTGATCCTAGGGAAGTTGAAAGTCGAAGGCTCTATCGCAATGATTATCGGGCTGCAGGTTTCACCTACGAGCATAGGAGTCATTATACAGGAACTGCTAGTTGCACAGACAATACATCTTCAGAAAGTAGCTCATCTTCACAAGACAGGTTGTTTTCCCAAGCTGAGGATCCAGATGACAGGGAAAATTTTAGATATCTAACACACAATGGCATCATTACACCTATAAATACAAATAGTGCAAAAATCAAGGGATATAAGCCATCAGGATACTTAAAAGTGAAGGGTGAAATTGAAAATGCTGCTATCACTGCTGTTAAGATGCAATTGGGGGTTCGTTATCGAGAGGATGGTCCACCACTTGGTGTGGAATTTCACCCAGTTCCTCCTGGTGCATTTGAGTCTCCAATTCGGAATCCAGTTTGTG AACCATCCTATGTTGGGAATTCTGCTCTTTCCCATTCTCCTGATATTTCTGGACTGGAAAGGCAACCTAGTCTCAGCAAT AGGTATGAGGTGTATAATTCCAAGTTGAGTTCTCCGGATTTATGTGTGGAAGGGGGGGCATAttgtagtagtatgcatggctCTGATTATCAGGATGAGATATCTCAGCACCAATTAAAACAGAATTCAACTGTTCTCAACCATACCAAACCTTTCTCTAAGCAGAACTCTTTTACGGATTTGTATGAAGATTCTCCCAGAGAAAAAATTGCTTACAATAGCAAGAGGAAACAAAGAATGAGTGGCAACTGTGGTGCTGAAGGGTTGGGGATTGACTCTGTTGCTAACGGCCATGGTCACTATGATGGGAAAATTGGAAGCAAGTTGCATGATTATGATGATGTCAGCACCAACATCATCAAAAGGAATGAAACTTTTGAATTGAAGCCTTCAATTCTAATACGCAACCTCTGCAAGTCTGCTGATAAAGAAGAGAGAGGGCCATCTACGAGGATGAAAAAG AAGAAGAAAGTCAATGAAAAATGGAAGGGTATAGAAGAATACAGCAACCAAGTTAAATTAATAAAGCATCCATCAAATGAAATGACA GTTGAAAAACGAGTCAGACCTGATCTTCCTAAGCCAGACTATGTGAAAAGAGCATCATTAACTGGAATGCCGACATGGAAATATCAGTGCAAAGGGTTG ATCTGTCATGGGGATTCCAACTAG